A stretch of DNA from Castor canadensis chromosome 2, mCasCan1.hap1v2, whole genome shotgun sequence:
AAGATCACCCTCCCTCCCTGTGTCCATGATCGGCTTCCTCTTCTCACTGTTCCGCTCAGTAATGCCTGACTTGGCTACCACGTAATGACAGCCATGACACACCCATTTATGGTGTGTCAGAACATGGGGTTGTggtttgcttttttccttctcttctctttttcttttcttctcctcctcctctctttctctctccctcccttactttctctctccctcttttccatgtgtttctctcttcctccctcactccctcctctttctctccctcttgtctcccccttcctttcttcttctttctctctccctccttcccttctctctcttcccctccttttgtctccccttctccctccctccctcttttgctcacactaggtagcccaggataatcttgaactcaaaatcttgttgggctggaggtatggctcaagggtagagcgCTCaagccatgaggccctgagttcaaaccccattcccacccaaaaaaaaaaaaaaagtgtgtgtgtgggataATTTACGTCCTAGAGTTTACTCatacattcactcattcattcagtttACCGAGCACCCACTGTACTGGCCAGGCACTGTTCTCGGATGGTAATGGGAAGAGAATGCTGTACCTGAGGGGCCTGGAAGCTCTAGGCTGTTATTGCCTTTAATATCAGTTATCCTGCTCCCTCACGACTCCATCAACAAAGTTTCCTAAATAATAGTGAGGACACTGGGAGGAAGTTCTCTGCACAGCACTTTCCAAAAAGAAACTTTTCCCTGCAGGGGATTCAAGAAGCAGGAAAGACCCTCGTTCATCCTGGAAGGTTCTCTGAGCTGCCCTCAGGACGGATTCCTGGGTGTTTCTTGTCCAGGGAATCCTGAAACCTTATAGTGTATTCCTGGGCTGTAGTTATAAACCGAAGTTCGAGTTCTGCCAGACAGGCAGACAGGGTTCAACGCTCTTAACCTTTCTGGGCTTCACTTTCCAAGAATGAAAACTGCGGGTCCTAAGTCCTTCACTGGCTGGGACACCGTTAGCAAGTCACTTAGCATCTCCGGGGCCAGTTCGCAAAGCCAGGGCTCTGGATGACTGAAGGTGCTTCCAGGCAGACGTCCTAGGATGAGCGGTCCGGCGCCCTAAATTCAAGCGCGCATCCCAGATCGATGCAGAGAGAGAGTGCGAACTCACCCAGTCCACTCCTTCCTAAGTATCACGGGactttataagaaaatgaaactgaaaatggGGAAGTCCCTCTCTCTAACCTGGAGGGCGTCGCGAGCTTGGAGACTGGTGACTGCCCGGAAGGGCTAGGTCCTGATTGGCTGTGTGCGCGGGGACTATAACTGTGCGTGCCCTGCCCGACAAGCATTCCAGCGCTGGCACTCGGGTCGCGATGTCTCGCTCGGTGACCTTCGCCTTGGCCTTGCTGGCGCTTCTCTTTCTGACGAGCACCGACGCTATCCAGCGTGAGTGTCTCTTAGCCCCCTACCCCGTTAGCCCTTttccccctttctcctctcctctttggcCCTCTTGGCGCTCTCTAACTCTGGGCCCCCTCTGCTAAATTCTCCTTCCTGGTCGGGACTAGCCCAGGGCCCGGTCTTTGGGGCAATGGTGGGTGACCGCCGTGGGGAGGGGATTGAGAGTCCCGGGCGCGCGCTTCTTGCCGGTTTTGCTCCTTCGCGCGGGAACCCGGGCGGGGAGGGTCTGCACAGTTCCGTGAGCTTCCGAGCGACCTGGCGGGGAGGGGTTCTCGCCGCTTTTTGCTGGAGGGAAGGGAGGCTAGGGTGAGTGGAGACAGATGGCTGGGGCTCGTGGTAGGCACCACCCGGGGAAGTCAGGCCGCCGACACCCTGCTTCTTTCCTACCCCGAGGGCGCCGGCGAGGTTCGGTTGCCCTGGGCACCTCCCCATCCGCGGAGTTAGAGAACGCTTTCGCATCATTACACACTTGTTCTTATTACATGTTgatttcaataataataataatcgcAGCCCGgtgccggtggttcatgcctataatcctagctgagatCAGAATGAtagcggttcaaggccagcctgggttctggagaccccatctggggaaaaaaaaaaaaaccatcacaaaacaggactggtggggtggctcgagtggtagagcgcctgcctagcaatcgcgAGGCTGTGCTGAGGGAGTTGTGTTCTCACAGATGAAGCTGAGACACCAAGATTTTAAGTAACGTAATCTAAATCGCATAGGGGATAAATGACAGACAATCCGGATTGAAACTGAGCCTGATCACCACCTTTGGTGGTAGTGTAGGCCTTTTGGctataattctttttgtttaGAAACATGCATCCTCACTTTCCTGTGTGAGATTCTCTCAAGCAATCTGGGCGGCCatggccctggacttttcttcacAAAAGGCTTTCCCTTTGGCTCCTTGCCTGGTTCTTTCCAGTGCACAGAGCTTCTACTTTCGgttttgaaaaagcaaagatttGTTAAAAGTCAGGAAGGTTGTAAAACTGGCCATAGGGCAATCCACTATGGCTACCAAAATTATTGCTGACACCCAAGATTCTGATACTTTTTAAATACTTGGCAATGTACTGGGCCCTCTCATTCTTTCCTCTCACAAAACCCCTGTAATTTTGGAGCTGGTGCTCAGTCAGGGAGTCAGAGATAAACAGGATGcgggttccaagccagcccaggcaaaaagttcaagagtaCTTCAAAATACCCACCGCAAAAATGGGtcgatgcatggctcaagtgatagagtgcttggcaagcatgaggccgggagtttaaaccccagcaccatcaaaataacagaataaGAAACCCCTATAAAATAGAGTATTTAAGAAAACTTACTTtgtaatttatattaatttgaatataatttatttaaaaacaaagcataCATCATCACCATTATTGGTATTTGCTGATGATGTCAtttctttctggtggtactgggatttgaactcagggtctcctgcttgctaggcagatgctctaccacttgagccacgccccagctaGATgccatttcaaaaaataacaatcaacatctttaaaaaacttttgaaaatttcCAAAGTAATACATACCATGCCTACACCATTTCTGAAAGACATGCAAGGAATATGTAATGGTGATTGCCTCTAAAGGTTTATATCCATCATCACCcatgtgtttttgtattttggtggtactggggtttgaactcagggttttgtggttggtaggcaggctgtctaccccgtgagccatgcctccagcatgtGTTTTAATGTGGGCCTTTagagctaagtttcagaaacttAACCTCTCCCAAACTAGTAAGTGGCTGAGCCCAGATTCATATGCAGTCTGATACTTGTCCTCATTTTAGTGATTATGGCAATATCTTGCCTGCTTCCTTCAAAGAGAGAATTCCAGGAAGGATGAAATTATGCTCTGCCCCTGTGGCATTTATTGTGTTCTTATTATTAGAAGCTCAAATACAAAGAGCTCTGTAGTTTATCTTCACTTTTaaacttcatgaaaaaaaatcaaggcttCATTGGAATCCTCAATCCAGCTCTTGATGGGGCCTAGTAACCTTTCTTTCGATAACTTGGTGTTTTTACAGATACTTCTGGTCAGGGTACCTGGTATTCTTTGTTCTCCTTACCACCTCCCAGACATGGAGAAGAAGTTACTCTTTAGTGATCATGTACCCTGAATATATGTGtatttcaaagtacattatatacatgtgacAAATTATGTATTCTGCACAGTAACACTTCATATAGGTGAAAAATGAAATAgagtttataatattttctttccacttCTCCTTGGATGGTCTAGTTATGCACTCTGTTTTGGAAACCACTCTTCTGTAGCATGAGGCAGTATTTCCAACCTGTCTAGTTACAGCAATCATTTGAGGGTGCCAACTGGAAAGGTAAATCCCATTCTCATATACATTGCTCCATTTGGGTATAATGGAGactgttttctcttttgtcatAGTCATAACTTCTCCCTATTGTATTTACTCCAGCCCAACTCAATCACTTTCTTGCCAACTCctgtagaaatttaaattttgttttctagcTCATGAAATCAGGTATGAAATATGGTATATACACTCTGGATAGTAACATACCTTGGATTGACTTTCATAGAAACCTGAGCAAGGAGGTAATAATAGTAACACTTGCCACTTAAAGTACAATTGCTGTGTCCAGGACAATGTACCAGACACTTAATACATATTAGGGAGTCAGATAGGTGAAGATCTAGGCAGCAGCAGACACCAAAGAGGAAAGgagtaaatataagaaagaaaatggaaggggCTGAAGCAGTATATAACATGAGTAACTTGATGTGGCTACTACGGAGGGTATGTGCAATTAGAAATGAAGTTTGAAAGTAGGATTGGGCCTTGAGTGATATATTAAGGAGTCTGATGGGTGCTGAGAAGACATTAAAGGTTCTTAACAATTCAGCACAATCTCCAGTGACAGATAGTACTGCTAGAAATCTGgcttaacaaacaaacaaacaaaaaacagaaggcaTGTAAAGGAGAATTACATGGAAAAGATACTAAATTATggctttttttctcaaaatggaCATAGCCCTTTGGGAAAGTGGAAGCTCATTTGGCCAGAATGGAAATGAAACTGGGAGAAAAAGATGACCAGATTTAACATTTGGTTTTTGATTTAGCTTGAGACCAAGTGAAATATTCTGgcaattttcatttgtctttctctGATGTTTCTTAGGTACTCCAAAAATTCAAGTGTACTCCCGTCACCCAGCAGAGAATGGGAAGCCAAACTTCCTGAATTGCTATGTGTCTGGGTTTCATCCACCTCAGATTCAAATAGACCTGTTGCAGAATGGAGAGAAGATAGAAAAGGTGGAACAGACAGATCTGTCCTTCAGCAAGGACTGGTCTTTCTATCTCCTGGCCCACACTGAATTTGTCCCCAATGACAAAGATGAATATGCCTGCAGAGTTACACACGTCACTCTGCAGAGTCCTGCTCTTGTTAAGTGGGGTAAGTTTTCAAGCTCTTTCCTTAACTGCTGAGTAGAGTCACagtttatatcttctttgatattttaaaaaatctgcctACTGGGATTGTCAGGGAATGTTCCTAAAGCACTGATTAGTGGCACCTGCTGACAGAACTCTACATAGCATGTTCCCTGAACTTCTAGTGTCCCTGCAGTGAGAGAGGGGAGCAGGAGCAGCACTCACAGGAATGCACACACACTCCCAACATTCTTACCTGCAACCTTCTCCAGCCTTCCTGGCAACCTCATGGACACTTAGCACCAAGGAGCATCCCAGGGAGGCACAGGATTTGGCCTGTAAGCCCCCCACTATCCTGGCCTCCTATAATCCTAGACTCCTTCAGTACTCTGGCTGAGTTTGGCTCTGAGGCTAGTAGGcggggtggggcctagtggatATTTCTAAACAAGAGTTCAAGGTTAGGAACAGCAGTCTATTCTGCCTCTCTTACTGCAAAAAGATTTTGACAGTTGTTAGtacacagtattttaaaagtaaaacttaatgttttccattttctttttcatagatcGGGACAACTGATCAGCATCACTGAGGTGGGTTTTTGACCTTAAGAAATGGgttttggggctggaggtgtagctgagtggtagagtgcttgcatagcatactggaggccctgggttccatacccagtaccaccaaaaacaaagtttttttgtttgttcatttgtttcattATCCTAGGGACTATTTATAGATAGTTCCAACATAAAAACTCTTACTGTATGGAGGACATTGATCAGGGTGGCATGTCAGCAGGTAAAGAAGAATCCTATGAGGATTCCTTTCTCCTGTGGAGTGACATGGATAAGTTTAGCCACAGGTCTGGCTCTGCCAGCATCACTAACCCTCTAAAGGGAGAGCAGAGGAGCTGCCAGTGTGGTTATGGTAAGACAAAGACTGTCAGTTATCCATACCACCTGCAAtggtttggtttttcttcttccatttctacCTAGGGCATTTCTCCTGAGAAGCCCTTCAAAAATAAACCACCCTCTTCCTTCGCATAGCAGTTGCTTTGTTCTTCAGctagaagaaaggagaggagtggGTGACACAGTTCTGCAGATGTCTCATTCCTTCAGTCTTGTTCAGCCCCAGTATGCAGTCACTGTGTTTGCTTTCTACAGGTCTCTAGGCTacttgaggaaaaaataaaaacagactgtATAACTCTATATAAAAGTAACATAATAAATATATCTACAAGGAGATCTagaagcaagaaagagagaggaactCAGACTTCTCTGTATCTTCAGTTGGAGTCCAGCAGTAGAAAATCCAGCTTTTCAATGAAATTGTACTGCCCAGGGTACCTTGATGCTGAAAACCCATTAGGAGTTTCTGTTACATTCTAAGACAGAGAAATTGATTTGAGGGAAcatcagagaggttaagtggtcTACTTAATCACATAGTTACTAAATGGTAGAGCCAGGACCTAAACTCTAATACTAGTATTCTTTCCTCTAATGTTTTGGAAAAACCAATGGGAAAAACTACTGGGATGTGCTCTTTGTAATGGGTATGGAGAATTGCCTGCTCCTATTTCTTTTGGAAAGGTGATCTGTACAACAGAAATTAACAAATTTGATGGTGAGATCTGTATTCCAAGTAAAGTAAAAGCGTtactactctttctttttcttttcaggtttGAAGATGCTTCATTTGAATTGGTCTAATTTGAaaccattttcttgatttttaatattGATATGCTTGTACACTTTATGCACAAAATAAGGAGGCCATAATCATGTTAATGCAAGCATTGTCTGCATAATATATTTGGGCACTGTCTGTTTGTTTGTCTCACTGCAGTCTAGATTTGCGGACAAAAACTGAAGACCACATTTGGATCCTACATCtcttaaaagaaacaataaaatatctATATGTAAACCTTATGAACAGAACTATTTTGATACTTTGGTAAGCCACATGAAGGgctgataggaaaaaaaaaaccccacttttGGTAAATAAAAATAGCAGTTATCATATATCAAACCCTTACTATGCACTGAACTCTACACATCTCTTAGTTGGATGCAGTTATTTGTCTTTGGTCCTCCATGGCATAGATGTTTTAAAAGTCTAAGAAACTGAAGAGATATTTATATCTCTTTGGTAAAGCACACAGGCCTAACTGAAGCCTGGTGCAGTGATGTACaggcttcccctcccccatagatcacttcctctttttattgttttcagaaaTAACCGGAAGACTTTTGCTGACACACAATGCCATAGTTACTTGAAGTGGTGTTCTAGGTATTCTTAGCTGTCTGCAAGCTGAAGAGCCAGTGAGTGTCTTTGGTCAAGTTCTTACAGAAGCAGGTTCTTGAGCCAGTGATCTGGATGCAAGCGGCTTGTTAAGAAAGGCCTCCCATGGAAAACCAGTAACGGAGTGATGGATGAAGGGTAGGGAGAGGGAAGAAACCAAGTGAGAGTGTGATTTCAGAAGTCCCACACAGCCTGATCCCATGGGAAGTTTTAGAGCAAAGAATATACCTTAGAGTTTGTTGACACAAAGGAGTGGCCTTTGTTAATACACATCAGTCTGTCTTTGGCTATATATATAAAGGGTTGTGGgataatatgaaataaaactcCTGGATTCTTTCAGTTCTTAACAGTATCTGGAAGTAATGTGCAGGTGCTAGTTGTTAGCAGGAAAATATGCAAAGCTGGGGACTGTCTCATAGAGCCAGATCTGAATGGGGCATTAGTTGCTACTGTGAGTTTCCTGTTAAATTCCTCTGCTGAGCCTACAGCACATGCAACCCAAAACTCCCATTACAAATTCAAATTTTCTAAGGGACTAGCATTAAAGCATGAATACCAATGGACTCAGAACTAAATTTGAATCCTAATTTTACAAAAGGAACTAGAAAATTTCTGACTTAACCTTTTGGTTTGGATATAATTTGTGTCCTCCAAGAGCCCACTGTGATTGGAGATGTTATCCTCAGGGTGGGggtattgggaagtggtagaacttTGAAGAGATGGGACCTAGGTGGTAGTCTTTAGGTCATGGTTTAATGAGACTCCTTGAGTTCTCCTGAGAGATTATGAAAGGAGCAGGACTAGCCCTTTCTATCCTGTCTGCTCCTGGTTTGAGAGGTAATTGCTGCTTTCTCATGCATATACTTCCATTGCTATTGGCACCATGAGTTCATATAGCCAATGGGCAGCTCTCACCTTACAGGAAATAACAAGGAAAAACTTGGTACCAAGCTGTTGAATCTTTTTCCCTAACaataaaatgatcctttttcttttttggacagTTCCTCCAAAGGTAGACCTACAGGCAAAACTCTTCTGGTAGCTCAGGATTTCTGagaatgacctttttttttttggcattactggggcttgaaatcaaggcctacaccttgagccactccaccagcacttttttgtgatggtttttttcaagataggatctcgtgaactatttgcctgggatggctttgagcctctgtccttctgatctctgcctcctaagtagctaggattacaggtgtgattggTACCTGGCTGAGAATGACCTTTTTACTTAGAATTCACAGTCTAAACTTATCCTGTGCAGGTAGCTGTACTGgggaagctgagactgggaggatctcagttgaggccaggccagggaaAAAGTTCGGGAGATGCCaaattcaaaataactagagcaaaaatgcaaaatagattggaggtatggctcaagcagtagagtacctactttacacctgaattcaaaccccactcctaccaaaaaaaaaaattcaggctaATAAAAGCATAACACATTTATGAATGTGTAAATGTTAATGGGAGCCATACAAAATATGAGAGCTCAAAGACCAGATGGTTGAGATTTAAATATCCTCTTCATAGGGGAGCAGAAAGTGAGAGAGGGGCCTGTAGGCAATTTAGAGAGatagtaaattattatttttttgagacaaggtcttcctatgtagcccagactggcttcaaacttgcaatcctcctgccttagcctcctgagtgttgggattatgaGTGTGTTCCACCACACTTGGCCCCAGGAAATGATTTTTAGGGGAGTTGGATGGACCCAGAAGAAGACAATGGCCTGAGACAAAGTTCTTTGGGTTCTAGGTGTAGTGTTTGATTTTCAGCCCCTTCCTCTGTGATATGAGTTTAATCTCTTTGGTTAATGAAATGTCAGTAAGAAGATTGAAAACagttgtgtttcactttggtggaTCTGGGATTTTAGGCAGCTAGGGGAATTGCAGGTGAAGGCCCTTCACTTTGGGAAAGAAAgatcaagagaaaggaaaagagtgaaAGTTTAAGAGACCTTAAAGCTGTCTTTTTTGCTGAGCATGTCAAAGAATTCTACTTTGGGGTGTTGTTTTCTGACCCCCAACAAGAGCTCAGATTCAAATATGGTATTactagtgaggcaggctagaagtaggtaTGTGTGGGCTCCTGTAGGCTGCCTGGGGATGGCCAGACCaacctcacctggctgggaactgcccatgcccctccccactcattcattattgagTGGGAACCTCCTGGTTCTGCCCTTCTCTTCCTGCCGGTGGACTCCACCTGCATCACCTGTGCCCCCTTCTtctgcttccctttccttccctggcAGGACCAGTGACTCCCCttctctcaataaagctatcctacctcaccccatccatgtgctctgcttgggtttttccatttggagcGCAAAAACCAGAATCTTCTGATCACGGACTGCACCAGCACCTTAACATGAGCTCTGGTGTGATTCTCTGAAGTAATCACACCCGAACTCTGGGTAAAACTCTAGGTAAAAttcaccaaacaaataaaaaacatctaCTGAATTGCCTACTAGTTATAGTCCTGGAAATTAAGTGTATATAAGCTTGGCATAGTAGGtgatcagtaaatatttaaaaataactgaaaaaaaagacatttttacatGTGATTATAAATCCAGGTAACATGTTCTTTCATGCATCttttaagagtgtgtgtgtgcgcgtcGCATAGCTGGGACCCCTGGTCCTCAACCCTTAAATACTCCAAGAAATGTCATGATTGGAACAATCAAAAGTGTCctacaaaatttcccaaatgccCCATAGGGAGTTTTACTGGCTCCATTTAGAGCCACTAGCCTaggtgggctggaggtgtagctgacGTGGTAGAGTGCAacaccccgagttcaaactccagtaccataaaataaagtaataaaataagtgaatggggtggggtggagtcCAGGCAGAGAACCACCCTGCCCTTCCCCTTCTCGGAGAGCAGTAGGCTTCTTCGAAGGAACTAAGGACTGTGACGTTCCGGTCTCTAATTTGGATCAGTGCTTCTTGCCCAGAGACTGGTGACTAGCCACCCTGAACTGGGTTTTGAATGGACAGTTGAGAAACAGTAAAAGCGTATACAGTACGCTTTAAAAGCGTAAACAGTAAAAGGCGGCAGTAGCGCGATAGTAGTGCCCTTCGCCATCCACTTGTGGGGATTTGCACCTCCTCAACCTGCTTTATGACCTTGACTCTGTTCACCTGGCGTGTCCACCGTGAACACACTCCCGCGCAGCCCCCTCCCTTTGCTTCTCCGGGTCGATTCAACAGCTCTGACCTGCCGCCTCAACCCTCCTGCAACCTGCACTGTCCTGTAGCGGAGCACCCAGGATCCGGGCTCGCAGGGTCCTCGGTTGGAACCCAGAAGCAGGCGTGAGCCCGCAAAGTAGCGCCTTGCTGGAGCGCACGCTTCCTGAGCTCTTATAGCATAATAGCTGCCGGCACAGGACTGGGATGTGCAGGGCGATGTCGGGCTGCTGGACGCATGGGTGGGGACAGGATGTGTGTGGGGGATTCGAGGGAGCCGGAAGGCCTCTGCCTTCCAGGGcagcccatcctttctctttcccaggGCAGAGTGGGAAGGAGGACAGGCAGACCATCACGAAATGCAGAGTCAGGTTGGTGACAGGCCAGAGGCAGGTGAATCGGGTAAGCAGGCTCCTGCATGTGGTGGGGGGCTGGCCGCTGCACCCACCTTTGGGCTCCACTCATTTTCTGTTCCTACTTCCCCACCAGATTCTAGGGCTTGCATCTAAATCCAGATCGGGTCACTGTATCATGttaacatttcttttcctttttttttttttttttgtgggactggggtttgaactcagggctctaccactttagcacatttccagtccattttgctctggctattttagagatggagtcttgcaaactgttttctcaggctggcctggaaccacagtgctcccaatctcatcctccaaagtagctagattactggcataagccactggcacccagcttgtatTAACATTTCTGCCACcttacatgtttgttttttgagaaataactcataaaacatacaattaaatacatttaaagtatacaattcatcAGTGCTTAGTGTACTCCCAAAGTTGTGTAACTATCACCTCAGTCTCATAATATTTTTATCATCCCCAAAAGAAACCCAGACCCCATTAGCAGTCATGCCCCATTTAGAGTCTCCTAAACTCCTTATCCCTAGGAAACCATTAATCTTGctatctctatggatttgcctattcttaATAATCCATATAAACAGAAATATGCAATATATAGTCTTATGTGATTGGCTTTTGTTTTCAAAGGTCAAAGTTCATATGTAGCAAGTGCCAGTActtcccccccccacacccccacccccacctccttttttctggtggtactggggtttgactcagggtctcacatttcctaggcaggtgctctaccacttcagccgctctgtcagccctgttttgcatcgggtattttcaagatgggggctcacaaactatttgcttgggctggcctcgaaccacgatgGTCCTGAtactgtctcctgagtagttaggattacaagtgtgagccaccaatgcctagcttcattcctttttattgtcgaataatattccattgtatggatgttttaatttatccattcatcagttaatgggcatttgggttgtttcactGTTTGGCTAGTATGATTAATGTTgtcattaatttttatgtataattttttggtgtggacataaattttcaattctcttgggagtatacctaggagtggagttGCAGGGTCATATCATTACCAGAGTTTAAGGCAGAAGCCCAACTCTGAGATTCCTAACAGACCAGGCTCAGGCACCTCCAATGCACCAATTAAAGAgtggtggtgaagggcagagaaagatttattccAATGTGGCTGCAGGAAGAAGGAAGCTAAGCATTTCAGCTCATTGATATGAACTTTAGATTTAAATACAGGAAGAAtcggggtgccagtggctcagctacttgggaggctgagatccagaggatcatggttcaaggccaaccaggccaaacagtttgagagaccccatctccaaaataaccagagcaaatggactgggaggtatggctcaagcagtagaatgactgctttgcaagctggaagccctgagtttaaacctcaactccaataaataaataaataaataaataaataaataaataaataaataaataaaggaagaattgGGACAGGGAACAAGAGGTAAGCATGATTAAGCAGTGTTAGTCAAAGGTTGATCATTATTTCAGGATTAGTCAAGACTGCATTGTCACAATAAAGTCATTGTTACCTTGGAGGTTGATTTGACTCTTGTTGTAAGATGTTTATCCACAAGGCCTGTGCCATTTCCAGAATCCATGGtgatggaaggaaagaatgacTCAGAGCCATTctgacagatgcaaaatggaggtaGATGTGCTGAGTTTTTAATccagcttttagttaatttgtgggcccaccTAAGGAGCCAGTGGTTTTtatcaaaagcagtttctaagtacctgttatgtTTAATAGCTCAACATCTAGCTTTTGAGGAACTGCGATACTGTTTCCTAAAGCTGgatgtattattttataatccCATCAGCAGTAAGCATTTCAATCTTTTTAAGTCCTTGCCAACACTGATCTTTTTTATTACAACTATTCTAGTGGGTGTGAAATGGTATCTCATTacagttttgatttatatttccctagTGACTAataatgcattattttttaattacaaaataattttaaagaaggaTTTTATGCTGTGGTTTGTGACTTGTAGGTTAAGTACCCAAAAGCCACAACACCCTGTATTCAAGCCACATCTCTCTATAGCTAATGCTCAAACTCCATCCCCTCTTTCCTACAATGGAATTTAGGATAAAACTTTTTCAAAACTGTACTTGTTGCCTCTGTTAGAAAGAGATTCTTGGGCCAGGAACCagaggcttacacctgtaatcctagcaactcaggaggcagatataaggaggatctcagttcaaagccagcttgggcaaatagttcatgagaccctatctcaaaaaaacccaacacaaaaaaagggctggc
This window harbors:
- the B2m gene encoding beta-2-microglobulin — protein: MSRSVTFALALLALLFLTSTDAIQRTPKIQVYSRHPAENGKPNFLNCYVSGFHPPQIQIDLLQNGEKIEKVEQTDLSFSKDWSFYLLAHTEFVPNDKDEYACRVTHVTLQSPALVKWDRDN